One Rhea pennata isolate bPtePen1 unplaced genomic scaffold, bPtePen1.pri scaffold_206, whole genome shotgun sequence DNA segment encodes these proteins:
- the POP7 gene encoding ribonuclease P protein subunit p20, producing the protein MSEASQEAPRAPRRGPAPRPPAGPPGSAAGADVFVNMRTDFRAQLRRCQRLLAPGARPEIRLHGLGLAVTRAINLALQLQAAAPGALRLHASTSTVALPGPGAGPGALARARHNSAIHIRVCRHGPRP; encoded by the coding sequence ATGTCGGAGGCGTCGCAggaggcgccgcgggcgccgcgccgcggcccggccccccgcccgcccgccgggccccccggctccgccgccggcgccgACGTCTTCGTGAACATGCGCACGGACTTCCGGGCGCAGCTGCGGCGCTGCCAGCGCCTGCtcgcgcccggcgcccgccccgaGATCCGCCTGCACGGCCTGGGCCTGGCCGTCACGCGCGCCATCAACCTGGCGCTGCAGCTGCaggccgccgcgcccggcgccctCCGCCTCCACGCCAGCACCTCCACCGtggccctgcccggccccggcgccggccccggcgccctcGCCCGCGCCCGCCACAACTCCGCCATCCACATCCGCGTCTGCCGACACGGCCCCCGGCCCTga